The Sorangiineae bacterium MSr11367 genome window below encodes:
- a CDS encoding MFS transporter codes for MSEGLTGTFRSLRGFNYRTWATGAIVSNVGTWMQRTGQDWLVLTQLTSNNATAVGVVMSLQFGPQVLLLPLTGFAADHFDLRKLLFATQAAAGVLALGLGLLTVSGVVQLWHVYVFAFLLGCVTAFDAPARHAFASELVEESDLSNAVALNSASFNGARMIGPAVSGLLVASVGSGWVFLINAASYIAVLASLSRLKVDELRRRGRAERSRSSLTEGFRYVWKRPDLRAVILMFFVVGTFGLNFPIFISTMSVTVFHEGARHYGLLSSTMAIGSVSGALLSARRTSPRMGFLAASAAAFGFAVLLAAVMPNYATFGMALVAIGMFAQTFTTTATSLAQLSTDAVVRGRVMAILLAIALGGTPLGAPIVGWTADTFGPRWALTVGASAGFVAALIGLYHLGKYRKLSSAT; via the coding sequence ATGAGTGAAGGCCTTACGGGCACGTTCCGTTCGCTGAGGGGATTCAATTATCGAACTTGGGCCACCGGGGCCATCGTATCCAACGTCGGAACGTGGATGCAGCGCACCGGCCAGGATTGGCTCGTACTTACCCAGCTGACCTCGAACAATGCGACCGCGGTCGGTGTGGTCATGTCGCTCCAGTTCGGGCCGCAGGTGTTGCTGCTTCCGCTGACGGGTTTCGCCGCCGATCATTTCGATTTGCGAAAGCTCCTGTTTGCCACACAGGCCGCGGCGGGCGTGCTGGCCCTAGGACTCGGCCTGCTCACCGTCTCCGGCGTCGTCCAATTGTGGCACGTTTACGTGTTCGCATTTCTGCTCGGATGCGTCACGGCGTTCGACGCCCCCGCGCGCCATGCCTTCGCCTCGGAGTTGGTGGAGGAGTCCGATTTGTCCAACGCCGTGGCGCTGAACTCCGCATCGTTCAACGGCGCGCGCATGATCGGCCCGGCCGTCTCGGGGCTTCTCGTGGCCTCGGTGGGCTCGGGGTGGGTCTTCCTCATCAACGCGGCGTCGTACATCGCGGTGCTTGCGTCGCTGAGCCGTCTGAAGGTCGACGAACTTCGTCGCCGGGGCCGGGCGGAGCGGAGTCGCAGCAGCCTGACGGAGGGCTTTCGCTATGTCTGGAAGCGCCCGGATCTCCGCGCGGTCATTCTCATGTTTTTCGTGGTCGGGACCTTCGGGCTGAATTTTCCCATTTTCATCTCGACGATGTCGGTCACCGTTTTTCACGAGGGCGCGCGCCACTACGGGCTTCTGTCGTCGACGATGGCCATCGGCTCGGTCTCCGGCGCGCTCCTATCTGCCCGGCGCACAAGCCCTCGCATGGGCTTTTTGGCCGCGTCGGCCGCCGCCTTCGGGTTTGCCGTGCTCCTCGCGGCCGTCATGCCCAACTACGCGACCTTTGGCATGGCCCTCGTGGCCATTGGCATGTTCGCCCAGACGTTCACCACGACGGCCACCAGCCTCGCGCAATTGTCCACCGACGCAGTCGTGCGTGGCCGGGTCATGGCCATTCTATTGGCCATTGCTCTGGGAGGCACCCCGCTCGGCGCCCCCATCGTCGGCTGGACCGCCGACACCTTCGGCCCACGCTGGGCCCTGACGGTGGGCGCCTCCGCAGGCTTCGTCGCGGCGCTGATCGGGCTTTACCACCTCGGCAAATACCGCAAGCTGTCCTCCGCAACGTGA
- a CDS encoding ABC transporter substrate-binding protein: MSTLKKCFTFGIAALLSVCAVGCRKNAADVRLVKSGTLMTCTNLPHAPFEFERDRTIVGFDVDMIDLVAKKLGVKQAFVDTSFENLKAGTLLDSGQCDVVAASLTITEERRKNVDFSEPYFDAHQVLLVKRGSGITDLGTLKASGKPIGAQANTIGEDFIKSKGFQPISFESTEAVLQALRSGRVDAIIEDQPAVQNWMKEAAHANFQVAAQLESGEKIGFAVKKGNGKLLAAINEVIAQARADGTYERLREKWFGQSLGAVPAPQK; encoded by the coding sequence TTGTCGACCCTCAAAAAGTGTTTCACGTTCGGCATCGCCGCGCTCCTATCGGTGTGCGCCGTAGGTTGCCGCAAGAACGCAGCCGATGTTCGGCTGGTCAAATCCGGCACCCTCATGACGTGCACGAACCTTCCGCACGCGCCGTTCGAGTTCGAACGCGATCGGACGATCGTGGGGTTCGACGTCGACATGATCGATCTGGTCGCAAAAAAGCTGGGCGTCAAACAGGCGTTCGTCGACACGTCGTTCGAAAATTTGAAGGCAGGAACGCTTCTCGACTCCGGTCAGTGCGATGTCGTGGCCGCAAGCCTGACCATCACCGAAGAACGCCGCAAGAACGTCGATTTCTCCGAGCCGTACTTCGACGCGCATCAAGTGCTCCTCGTGAAACGCGGATCCGGCATCACGGACCTCGGGACCCTCAAGGCATCGGGAAAGCCGATAGGCGCACAAGCCAATACGATTGGCGAAGATTTCATCAAGAGCAAAGGGTTCCAACCCATCTCGTTCGAGAGCACGGAGGCCGTGCTCCAGGCGCTTCGTAGCGGTCGCGTGGATGCGATTATCGAGGACCAACCCGCCGTCCAAAATTGGATGAAGGAGGCGGCGCACGCCAACTTCCAAGTGGCGGCGCAATTGGAATCCGGTGAGAAGATTGGCTTCGCCGTCAAAAAGGGAAATGGCAAGCTGCTCGCCGCGATCAACGAGGTGATCGCGCAGGCGCGCGCCGATGGCACGTACGAGCGCCTCCGCGAAAAGTGGTTCGGCCAGTCCCTGGGCGCCGTGCCTGCGCCTCAGAAGTGA
- a CDS encoding VOC family protein: MRRVYDAEPLRVTNGTVGEVMFDHVSLGVADLERSAAFYDAALAALGYVRLWRNARSVGYGPEGFTGEAPLAILRQGAEAKTPGPGFHLAFVARSREAVDRFHAAAVAAGGVDEGKPGVREHYDAGYYAAFVRDPDGHRLEAVLHESS; the protein is encoded by the coding sequence GTGAGACGCGTCTACGACGCGGAGCCGCTCCGCGTCACCAATGGTACGGTGGGTGAGGTCATGTTCGATCACGTCTCGCTGGGCGTCGCGGACCTGGAGCGGTCGGCGGCATTTTATGATGCGGCCTTGGCGGCGCTGGGGTACGTGCGACTGTGGCGCAACGCGCGGAGCGTTGGGTATGGGCCGGAAGGGTTTACGGGGGAGGCGCCGTTGGCGATTCTTCGACAGGGCGCGGAGGCCAAGACGCCGGGGCCCGGTTTTCACCTTGCCTTCGTCGCGCGATCGCGCGAGGCGGTGGACCGGTTCCATGCCGCGGCCGTCGCGGCGGGGGGCGTCGATGAGGGGAAGCCCGGCGTGCGCGAACATTACGATGCGGGTTACTACGCGGCGTTCGTTCGCGATCCCGATGGGCATCGGCTGGAGGCCGTTTTGCACGAGTCATCGTAG
- a CDS encoding phosphoribosyltransferase domain-containing protein: MKHSATEIEPPNGTAPDRPTLALTYEHFDRWIESLQPALLAERFTMVIGILRGGAPLALMASHATGAPVAFLRYERQTRAVAWDSTLPLPPAGSKVLLCEDIAGYGFTLRDCLAFLQQQGLVIKTLTGVVDDRSATQPDFAIDARGYAPLLPWERQARTELHRADWSLAANGYGGKMREDHEYATYAIDLDGILLPDVPKARYEEDLEAALSERDELLPFDVFPHIDLASVRLIITGRPEIDRARTEAWLARHGFSHMQIEMRVMDLHDETPSGAAAHKAAAALRRGITHFIESEAVQALQIAQLAPLLRVIWWDPYTQTGALVGAHAWKP; this comes from the coding sequence ATGAAGCATTCCGCCACCGAGATCGAACCACCGAACGGCACCGCGCCGGACCGGCCGACCTTGGCGCTGACGTACGAGCACTTCGACCGATGGATCGAGTCGTTGCAGCCTGCGTTGCTCGCAGAGCGCTTCACCATGGTGATTGGCATTTTGCGCGGCGGTGCGCCGCTGGCGCTGATGGCCTCCCATGCCACGGGTGCGCCCGTCGCATTTCTGCGCTACGAGCGGCAAACCCGCGCGGTGGCGTGGGATTCGACGTTGCCGCTGCCACCCGCCGGTTCGAAGGTGCTGCTCTGCGAGGACATCGCCGGCTACGGATTTACCCTGCGCGATTGCCTCGCCTTTTTGCAGCAGCAAGGGCTGGTCATCAAAACGCTGACCGGCGTCGTCGACGATCGCAGCGCCACGCAGCCCGATTTCGCCATCGATGCGCGAGGGTATGCACCGCTGCTTCCTTGGGAGCGGCAAGCCCGCACCGAACTGCACCGCGCCGATTGGTCCCTCGCGGCGAATGGCTATGGCGGCAAAATGCGCGAGGACCACGAGTACGCCACCTATGCCATCGACCTGGATGGCATTCTCCTTCCGGACGTGCCCAAGGCCCGCTACGAGGAAGATCTCGAAGCGGCCCTGAGCGAACGCGACGAGCTTTTGCCGTTCGACGTATTCCCCCATATCGATCTTGCGTCCGTGCGCCTCATCATCACGGGGCGGCCCGAGATCGATCGCGCGCGCACCGAAGCGTGGCTCGCACGGCACGGCTTTTCGCATATGCAGATCGAGATGCGGGTGATGGATCTTCACGACGAGACCCCCAGCGGGGCCGCGGCGCACAAGGCGGCTGCGGCGCTGCGCCGAGGCATTACGCACTTCATCGAGAGCGAGGCCGTGCAGGCGCTGCAGATTGCGCAGCTTGCACCGCTGTTGCGCGTCATTTGGTGGGATCCCTACACGCAGACTGGCGCGCTGGTCGGCGCGCACGCGTGGAAGCCGTAA
- a CDS encoding response regulator, with protein MDTRFLSATALRYADASDSSPAERPTDPSFPLRGVHVLVVDDDAENREAIQELLEDRGSRITTAASVSDALEKFEHEVPDVLLSDIGMPGEDGLDLIRRVRARPKSLGGAVPAAALTGHTRVEDRHDALCAGFMEHVPKPVDPDELIALVSSLARMAA; from the coding sequence GTGGATACGCGATTCCTGAGCGCGACTGCGCTTCGATACGCTGACGCGTCCGATTCATCGCCGGCCGAACGGCCGACGGATCCGTCGTTCCCACTCCGAGGGGTGCACGTTCTCGTCGTGGATGACGACGCCGAGAACCGTGAAGCCATTCAGGAGCTGCTCGAAGACCGTGGTTCGCGCATTACCACGGCCGCCAGCGTGTCCGACGCGCTGGAGAAGTTCGAGCACGAGGTGCCCGACGTGTTGCTTTCGGACATCGGGATGCCGGGCGAAGATGGCTTGGATCTCATTCGTCGTGTGCGCGCTCGCCCGAAGTCCCTGGGCGGTGCGGTTCCCGCCGCTGCACTCACGGGCCACACGCGCGTGGAAGACCGCCACGATGCACTGTGCGCTGGGTTCATGGAGCACGTCCCAAAACCGGTGGACCCCGACGAACTGATCGCGCTGGTCTCCTCGCTGGCGCGTATGGCGGCCTGA
- a CDS encoding ATP-binding protein, whose amino-acid sequence MRSERNPAFSTRTSQWLVTPREVTMNDRDETKELSNPGDLQERARSLDEPITSVRSPVTFRMLIESLKDFAIFMLDPAGVVSTWNDGAKRLEGYTAMEIIGKHFSEFYPSEDVASGKCEWELEMAARDGRFEDEGWRLRKDGSRFWANVIITALHDESGALVGYAKVIRDLTERRKAEQERLRAQQERFELEKMHEASRMKDHFLATISHELRTPLNAIVGWAELMKSGDDPTATEKGLDTILRNAKAQITIVDDMLDVSRIVTGKMRLELGSVDLAAIVRDAMEVVRPAADAREVRLEMASPDAPALLVGDAVRLQQMAWNFLSNAVKFSHAGGAVSVSLRRDDSSMLFSVADGGRGIDPEFLPHVFEPFRQADVGTTRRVGGVGLGLAIVKYIVELHGGQVFAESEGYGKGATFTAKIPIRAAVSVQSTAPKGTETSPVPARREPGKSLDGIRVLVVDDEADARELLQVLFRVRGATVQSAASAEEARGAVASFGPDIILCDIGMPREDGYQFLRSIRELPEEQGGRIPAIALTAYAYERDMQRALDAGFDCHLAKPANHVDLVRVIHDLLRSSGTRAVSR is encoded by the coding sequence ATGCGAAGCGAACGGAACCCTGCTTTCTCGACGCGGACCTCGCAATGGCTCGTCACGCCCCGCGAGGTGACGATGAACGACCGCGACGAAACGAAAGAGCTTTCGAACCCCGGCGACCTCCAGGAGCGCGCGCGCTCACTCGACGAGCCCATCACGAGCGTGAGGTCTCCCGTCACGTTTCGTATGCTCATCGAGAGCCTCAAGGACTTCGCCATCTTCATGCTCGACCCCGCTGGCGTCGTCTCCACGTGGAACGACGGGGCCAAACGCCTCGAGGGCTACACGGCCATGGAGATCATCGGGAAGCACTTTTCCGAGTTCTACCCGAGTGAAGACGTGGCCTCGGGCAAGTGCGAATGGGAACTCGAGATGGCTGCACGCGATGGGCGCTTCGAAGATGAAGGGTGGCGCCTGCGCAAAGACGGTTCGCGCTTCTGGGCCAACGTCATCATTACGGCCCTGCACGACGAATCGGGCGCGCTCGTCGGGTACGCCAAAGTGATACGTGATTTGACCGAGCGGCGCAAAGCCGAGCAAGAGCGGCTCCGGGCCCAACAGGAGCGGTTCGAGCTCGAAAAAATGCACGAGGCCAGCCGGATGAAGGACCACTTCCTGGCCACCATCTCCCACGAACTGCGGACGCCGCTCAATGCCATCGTCGGATGGGCGGAGCTCATGAAATCAGGGGATGACCCCACGGCCACCGAGAAGGGGCTCGATACGATTCTGCGCAATGCCAAAGCGCAAATCACGATTGTGGACGATATGCTCGACGTGTCGCGGATCGTTACCGGCAAAATGCGGTTGGAGCTCGGCTCCGTCGATCTCGCGGCCATCGTTCGTGATGCGATGGAGGTCGTGCGCCCGGCCGCCGATGCGCGCGAGGTCCGCCTCGAGATGGCGAGCCCCGATGCGCCGGCATTGCTCGTGGGCGATGCCGTTCGTCTTCAGCAGATGGCCTGGAACTTCTTGTCGAACGCGGTGAAGTTCTCGCACGCAGGCGGTGCGGTCTCCGTTTCGCTCCGGCGCGACGACTCCTCGATGCTCTTTTCCGTCGCGGACGGTGGACGGGGCATCGATCCCGAGTTCCTGCCGCACGTCTTCGAGCCGTTTCGCCAGGCCGACGTGGGGACCACGCGGCGGGTCGGGGGCGTGGGCCTTGGTCTCGCCATCGTCAAATACATCGTGGAACTGCACGGCGGGCAGGTCTTCGCCGAGAGCGAGGGGTACGGCAAGGGAGCCACCTTTACGGCGAAGATCCCGATACGCGCCGCGGTTTCGGTGCAAAGTACCGCTCCGAAGGGCACGGAAACGTCGCCGGTACCGGCGCGCCGCGAACCCGGTAAGAGTCTCGACGGAATTCGTGTGCTCGTCGTCGATGACGAGGCCGACGCGCGGGAGCTCTTGCAGGTGCTCTTTCGCGTGCGCGGTGCGACGGTGCAGAGTGCGGCATCGGCCGAGGAGGCGCGTGGAGCCGTGGCTTCCTTCGGGCCGGATATCATTCTTTGCGACATCGGTATGCCGCGCGAAGATGGGTATCAGTTTTTGCGAAGCATTCGAGAGTTGCCCGAAGAGCAGGGGGGAAGAATCCCCGCGATTGCGCTCACGGCGTATGCCTACGAGCGCGACATGCAGCGTGCCCTGGACGCGGGGTTCGATTGCCACTTGGCCAAGCCGGCGAATCACGTCGATCTGGTGCGGGTCATTCACGACCTTCTCCGCAGCTCGGGCACCCGAGCGGTTTCCCGTTGA
- a CDS encoding MBL fold metallo-hydrolase — translation MTDLRTYVASLVGALVLSGCVPAESPAKNDADGAMDVRLIRSATVLVTYTNAARSMKILVDPILADEGAEPPIDYSNDLKNPRIKLPIEKSELMKGVSAVLLTHYHSDHFDMEAERTLPKDILIFCQPYDEAHLREKGFTNLKVVRDVVHWEGLTVSRFRASHHQGATGAPPFGESSSYFLQTRNDDVFFTGDAILDDSLKSSLRATQPKRIVANTGECQFTKENPLLRPGITMTLTAAELKEAARLLPSSKIVAVHMDAINHCPLTKDALRRYVDEEQLNDRILVPNEGESAPHP, via the coding sequence ATGACGGATTTGCGAACCTATGTTGCAAGCCTCGTTGGGGCGCTCGTGCTGTCGGGCTGCGTGCCCGCCGAATCTCCCGCAAAGAACGATGCGGACGGGGCCATGGATGTACGGCTCATTCGAAGTGCGACCGTGCTGGTCACGTACACGAATGCGGCGCGTAGCATGAAGATCCTCGTCGACCCGATCTTGGCCGATGAAGGCGCGGAGCCGCCGATCGACTATTCGAACGATCTCAAGAATCCAAGAATCAAGTTGCCCATCGAAAAGAGCGAATTGATGAAAGGGGTCAGCGCGGTGCTGCTCACGCACTACCATTCCGATCATTTCGATATGGAAGCCGAAAGGACCTTGCCGAAGGACATCTTGATCTTCTGCCAGCCGTACGATGAAGCTCACCTTCGAGAAAAGGGCTTCACGAACCTGAAGGTCGTCCGCGATGTGGTTCACTGGGAGGGCCTCACCGTTTCTCGATTCCGCGCAAGCCACCACCAAGGGGCGACCGGAGCGCCACCCTTTGGGGAGTCATCTTCCTATTTCCTGCAAACCAGGAACGACGACGTCTTCTTCACCGGCGACGCCATCCTCGACGATTCATTGAAGAGCAGCCTGCGCGCCACGCAACCGAAAAGGATCGTGGCCAATACGGGGGAGTGTCAATTCACCAAAGAGAACCCGTTGTTGAGGCCGGGGATCACCATGACGCTGACCGCCGCGGAGCTGAAGGAAGCCGCACGATTGCTCCCTTCATCGAAAATCGTGGCCGTGCACATGGACGCGATCAACCATTGTCCTTTGACGAAGGACGCGCTGAGAAGGTACGTCGACGAGGAGCAATTGAACGATCGCATCCTCGTCCCGAACGAGGGCGAGTCGGCGCCGCATCCGTGA
- a CDS encoding protein kinase, producing MRPGHLLADRFEVDALRGAGGMGAIYRALDRRTGDYVAIKVLRDDLPEHRGRFAREVSLLEGLRHPHIVRYIAHGEEPAGDLYLAMEWLDGMDLQRRLARGPLDVPGALALARALALALGHAHGLGIVHRDLKPSNLFLLGGDPARVKIVDFGVARALSRSAMTMAGGIVGTPGYMAPEQIRGEPAIDARSDLFALGCILFEVLAGRPAFAAKDVLALMFKVLVEDPPPLRSLCPELPAALEALIHRLLAKYPGQRPQSASEVDAELRTMASELELGVVSQRAIDAVDLGAVLTPGEQGVVCVVLAGYPPRKEDTTSGTLPSEWGGDRRARLRHVGAQFRANMEWLPDGTMMALLPGGPEDAERTLPPGHGAARTRSAVDQVVLAARCALAMRDELPRASWVVGTGRAELRDEWPIGAVVDRAVSLLGDVPSGAIAVDDTSARLLEPRFRIADGRLLETRDEPTMGRQLFGRPSRFVGRDRELGNLRAILDGCLEDRRPGAVLVTGPAGMGKSRLIYEFLADVHARHPDVDVWSACADQVSGNAPLWMLAQALRHAAGSQRQASRAAIAEKLEARLVGCIREAQMAEVRALLEELFGEATEEGAPAPASHVPRRLDPSVRAERVRRGFLALLSAECARHPVIVVLDDIQWADGASLRFFDAALGYLAEAPLLVIGVARPEVRDAFPRLWTNRRLEEFRLPNLRPRAAADLARHALGDAHSEDVVERVVARADGNPFYLEELLRAVVEGHGEALPETVLAMTIARIDLLEPYARQVLRAASIFGESFREAEVRALLESPDDRERMAHWLTLLVEHEVLVRVDTEDAASASYRFRHAYLREAAYSTLTEANRILGHRLAAEWLERSGGAESAIVAEHYMQAGDARASVHYLAAARQALRRSDPEGAIDLTSRAAHGPEADRETVDQLRTVHVRARVWRGEFSAVSELAHRTMTTAQPGSKDWWPAAGLAIKSDLMLGHSARARRNLRRFGEARPSADALPTYIETLGSLLPLTYYACAHSFSERLYRQFAEHALPAAETDGYGRGVWLRVAGVRALTYCDDPWEALKLVQTAIPLFEAAGDTQQVLHLHGEVALILGDVADFDAHESESRNVLRGTSHMALGPTIGAGQLAYNLAELGRAEHALVDWALERAVERGFATGEGTVRAGRAAILLLEGRFDEAEREALQATRLTLTVQRFAALAFTALVRARLALGRIEAALRASRAAMALATVSRSIGPTEVGLFLVRAEALHAAGDVAGARTAIGVARERIGARAERCKDPGARRRYLEGVPAVARTLSLANAWLEPLR from the coding sequence ATGCGGCCCGGCCATCTCCTCGCCGATCGATTCGAAGTCGACGCCCTCCGTGGAGCCGGTGGGATGGGCGCCATTTACCGCGCGCTCGACCGGCGCACGGGCGATTACGTGGCCATCAAGGTGCTTCGCGATGACCTGCCCGAGCATCGCGGACGATTTGCCCGCGAAGTATCCCTGCTCGAGGGGCTGCGCCACCCGCACATCGTGCGCTACATCGCCCACGGAGAGGAGCCCGCGGGGGATCTCTACCTCGCGATGGAGTGGCTCGATGGGATGGATCTTCAGCGCCGCCTGGCCCGCGGGCCGCTGGATGTGCCGGGCGCGCTCGCCCTGGCGCGGGCGCTCGCCTTGGCCTTGGGCCATGCGCACGGGCTCGGGATCGTCCACCGAGACCTGAAGCCGAGCAACTTGTTTCTCCTCGGTGGAGATCCTGCGCGCGTGAAAATCGTCGATTTCGGCGTGGCGCGGGCGCTTTCGCGGTCCGCGATGACCATGGCCGGTGGAATCGTCGGTACGCCGGGCTACATGGCCCCGGAGCAGATCCGCGGGGAACCGGCGATCGATGCGCGCAGCGATCTGTTCGCGCTCGGGTGCATCCTCTTCGAGGTCCTGGCCGGTCGCCCGGCGTTCGCCGCGAAGGACGTGCTGGCCCTCATGTTCAAGGTCCTGGTCGAGGACCCACCGCCCTTGCGCAGCCTCTGTCCCGAGCTCCCGGCCGCGCTCGAGGCGCTGATCCATCGCTTGCTCGCGAAGTATCCCGGCCAGCGGCCGCAAAGTGCCTCCGAGGTGGACGCCGAGCTAAGGACAATGGCCAGCGAATTGGAACTCGGCGTCGTCTCGCAACGCGCCATCGACGCCGTCGACCTCGGCGCCGTGCTCACCCCCGGAGAACAAGGCGTCGTCTGCGTGGTTCTCGCGGGCTATCCACCCCGCAAGGAGGACACCACGTCGGGGACGTTGCCTAGCGAGTGGGGTGGGGATCGACGCGCCAGGCTCCGTCACGTCGGTGCTCAGTTCCGTGCGAACATGGAATGGCTGCCCGATGGAACGATGATGGCGCTCTTGCCGGGTGGTCCGGAGGATGCGGAGCGGACGCTTCCTCCAGGCCATGGTGCGGCACGAACGCGCAGCGCGGTCGACCAGGTCGTGCTGGCCGCGCGTTGTGCGCTGGCCATGCGCGACGAGCTTCCCCGCGCATCGTGGGTCGTGGGAACCGGCCGCGCGGAGCTGCGCGATGAATGGCCCATCGGGGCCGTGGTGGACCGAGCCGTGAGCCTGCTTGGCGATGTGCCGAGCGGTGCCATCGCCGTCGACGACACGAGCGCGCGTCTGCTGGAGCCGCGCTTTCGGATCGCCGACGGGCGCCTCCTCGAGACGCGGGACGAACCGACCATGGGCCGTCAGCTTTTCGGACGCCCATCGCGGTTCGTGGGTCGCGATCGAGAGCTGGGCAATTTGCGGGCGATCCTCGATGGGTGCCTCGAGGACCGGCGCCCCGGCGCGGTCTTGGTGACCGGCCCCGCGGGCATGGGCAAGTCCCGGCTGATTTACGAATTTCTCGCCGATGTGCATGCGCGCCACCCCGACGTCGACGTGTGGTCGGCCTGTGCCGATCAAGTCAGCGGAAACGCACCGCTGTGGATGCTCGCGCAGGCGTTGCGCCATGCGGCGGGAAGCCAAAGGCAGGCATCTCGCGCCGCCATCGCGGAAAAACTCGAAGCGCGTCTCGTCGGGTGCATTCGGGAAGCGCAGATGGCCGAAGTTCGGGCGCTCCTCGAGGAGTTGTTCGGCGAGGCCACCGAGGAAGGGGCACCCGCGCCCGCCAGCCATGTTCCGAGGCGTCTCGATCCTTCCGTGCGCGCGGAACGCGTCCGACGAGGGTTTCTCGCGCTGCTCTCCGCGGAGTGTGCGCGCCATCCGGTGATCGTCGTCCTCGACGATATCCAATGGGCGGATGGCGCGTCGCTGCGCTTCTTCGATGCGGCCCTCGGGTATTTGGCCGAGGCGCCGCTTTTGGTCATCGGGGTGGCCCGCCCGGAGGTTCGCGACGCGTTTCCTCGACTTTGGACGAATCGACGCCTCGAGGAGTTTCGACTGCCCAACCTGCGTCCGCGCGCCGCCGCCGACCTGGCCCGTCACGCATTGGGCGACGCGCACTCCGAGGACGTCGTCGAACGGGTCGTGGCCCGCGCCGATGGCAATCCTTTCTACCTCGAGGAGCTTCTTCGGGCCGTGGTGGAAGGGCATGGCGAGGCGCTGCCCGAGACCGTTCTGGCCATGACCATCGCGCGGATCGATCTGTTGGAACCGTACGCGAGGCAGGTCCTGCGTGCGGCGAGCATCTTCGGGGAGAGCTTTCGCGAGGCCGAGGTTCGTGCGCTTCTCGAGAGCCCGGACGATCGCGAACGCATGGCCCACTGGCTCACGCTCCTCGTGGAGCACGAGGTGCTCGTTCGGGTGGATACCGAGGATGCCGCGTCGGCGTCGTACCGGTTTCGCCACGCGTACCTGCGCGAAGCGGCGTATTCCACCCTCACGGAGGCCAATCGGATCCTCGGCCATCGCCTTGCGGCCGAATGGCTCGAACGCTCCGGCGGCGCGGAGTCGGCCATCGTGGCCGAGCATTACATGCAGGCGGGGGATGCCCGTGCGTCGGTGCATTATCTGGCCGCGGCCCGCCAGGCTCTTCGCCGCAGCGATCCCGAGGGGGCCATCGATCTGACGTCCCGTGCCGCCCACGGCCCGGAGGCGGATCGCGAGACCGTCGACCAGCTTCGCACGGTGCATGTGCGTGCACGGGTCTGGCGCGGCGAATTCAGCGCCGTGTCCGAGCTTGCCCATCGAACCATGACGACGGCCCAACCCGGCTCGAAGGACTGGTGGCCCGCCGCCGGGCTCGCGATCAAGTCGGACTTGATGCTCGGCCACTCGGCGCGCGCGCGACGGAACCTTCGCCGCTTTGGCGAGGCCCGTCCGAGCGCGGATGCTTTGCCGACCTACATCGAGACGCTGGGGTCGCTCCTGCCGTTGACGTACTACGCGTGTGCGCACAGCTTTTCGGAGCGGCTGTATCGGCAATTCGCCGAGCACGCGCTTCCCGCCGCCGAGACCGATGGCTATGGCCGCGGGGTGTGGCTGCGGGTAGCCGGCGTTCGCGCGTTGACCTATTGCGACGATCCGTGGGAGGCCTTGAAGTTGGTCCAAACGGCCATCCCATTGTTCGAGGCAGCGGGCGATACGCAGCAGGTGCTGCACCTGCACGGTGAGGTGGCGTTGATTCTTGGCGACGTCGCGGATTTCGACGCGCACGAATCGGAGAGTCGGAACGTGCTCCGTGGGACGTCGCACATGGCGCTGGGCCCGACCATCGGTGCGGGACAGCTTGCGTACAACCTGGCCGAACTGGGGCGGGCCGAGCACGCGTTGGTGGACTGGGCACTCGAGCGCGCCGTCGAGCGCGGATTTGCCACGGGCGAGGGGACGGTGCGGGCAGGGCGCGCGGCGATTCTCTTGCTCGAGGGTCGCTTCGACGAGGCGGAGCGGGAAGCGCTCCAGGCCACGCGGCTCACGTTGACCGTGCAGCGTTTTGCGGCGCTGGCCTTTACGGCGCTGGTTCGGGCCCGTCTGGCGCTGGGGCGGATCGAGGCGGCCCTTCGTGCGAGTCGGGCGGCGATGGCTTTGGCGACGGTGTCGCGGTCGATCGGGCCGACGGAGGTCGGCCTCTTTCTCGTTCGCGCCGAAGCTCTTCACGCCGCGGGCGACGTGGCGGGTGCGCGCACGGCAATTGGCGTTGCCCGCGAACGCATAGGGGCCCGCGCGGAACGCTGCAAGGACCCCGGCGCGCGACGGCGCTACCTCGAAGGCGTGCCTGCCGTGGCGCGCACGCTGTCCCTCGCAAACGCGTGGCTCGAGCCGCTACGATGA